From Vigna unguiculata cultivar IT97K-499-35 chromosome 5, ASM411807v1, whole genome shotgun sequence, the proteins below share one genomic window:
- the LOC114185357 gene encoding aquaporin NIP2-1-like: MEGTSQNTFTFITTTIDAPSPTTPEISPSRDALSGLAQAYPPGFSRKVFAEVIGTFLLVFVGSGSAGLSVIDESRVSKLAASIAAGLIVTVMIYSIGHISGAHMNPAVSLAFAAVRHFPWPQVPFYVAAQLTGSISASYTLRELFQPSKEIGGTTPAGSHVQALIVEMVTTFTMVFISMAVATDTNATGQLSGVAVGCSVSISSIVAGPISGGSMNPARTLGPAIATSSYKGLWVYFVGPITGAVLAAWSYNVIRDTEHPGFPFSLSSLSFKVRQSVSGTKTDQRSLV; this comes from the exons ATGGAAGGTACCAGCCAAAACACGTTTACCTTCATTACCACCACCATCGACGCTCCAAGTCCAACCACCCCTGAGATATCACCATCTCGTGATGCTCTTTCAGGACTAGCACAAGCTTACCCTCCTGGCTTTTCCAGAAAG GTGTTTGCGGAGGTTATCGGAACGTTTCTGTTGGTGTTCGTGGGAAGTGGTTCTGCGGGTCTTAGTGTTATTGATGAGAGCAGAGTGTCAAAGCTTGCAGCTTCGATTGCTGCAGGACTCATCGTCACAGTGATGATTTACTCAATCGGACACATTTCTGGGGCACACATGAACCCTGCGGTTTCCCTTGCTTTTGCTGCGGTGAGGCATTTTCCGTGGCCACAG GTCCCGTTTTACGTAGCAGCTCAACTCACTGGATCCATTTCTGCTTCATACACACTGCGAGAGCTTTTCCAGCCATCAAAGGAAATTGGGGGAACAACACCTGCTGGATCACATGTTCAAGCACTCATCGTGGAAATGGTGACAACTTTCACCATGGTGTTCATTTCCATGGCCGTGGCCACTGACACAAACGCT ACAGGACAACTATCAGGAGTAGCAGTAGGTTGTTCGGTTTCCATATCAAGCATTGTTGCCGG ACCAATATCGGGGGGATCAATGAACCCAGCAAGGACATTAGGTCCTGCAATTGCAACATCATCGTACAAGGGACTTTGGGTATATTTTGTTGGACCAATTACTGGTGCAGTTTTAGCAGCATGGTCTTACAATGTGATTAGGGACACGGAACACCCTGGTTTTCCATTTTCACTATCCTCCCTCTCATTCAAGGTACGCCAAAGCGTTAGTGGAACTAAAACCGACCAACGAAGCTTGGTTTGA